Proteins encoded within one genomic window of Halorussus salilacus:
- a CDS encoding cold-shock protein — MAKGKVDFFNDTGGYGFIETDDADEDVFFHMEDVGGPDLEEGQEVEFDIEQADKGPRAKNLQRL; from the coding sequence ATGGCGAAAGGGAAGGTCGACTTCTTCAACGACACAGGCGGTTACGGTTTCATCGAAACGGACGACGCAGACGAGGACGTGTTCTTCCACATGGAGGACGTCGGCGGCCCAGACCTCGAAGAGGGCCAAGAGGTCGAGTTCGACATCGAGCAGGCCGACAAGGGCCCGCGAGCGAAGAACCTGCAGCGGCTGTAG
- a CDS encoding class I SAM-dependent methyltransferase has product MNSNDVRERWAERSGEYSPDYYAYYGPDEASDAVRARIEEVVGPDAAVLELGCSSGRHLAHLREAGFRDLHGIDINDESFEVMAEAYPDLADEGTFRADAIENAVTDFGDDRFDAVFSVETLQHIHPDDAWVFEEVCRITGDLLLTVEVEDGEASGPAGDGPEGGDDEGDGPEGGDAPAGGDGAVEDDASAGSDVAAPDVNYVDEEVPLYYRDWNRVFTELGLAEVDTESLDRDTLRAFRPA; this is encoded by the coding sequence GTGAATTCTAACGACGTCAGGGAACGGTGGGCCGAGCGGTCGGGGGAGTACTCGCCGGACTACTACGCCTACTACGGGCCCGACGAGGCGAGCGACGCGGTCCGCGCCCGAATCGAGGAGGTCGTCGGGCCGGACGCGGCAGTGCTCGAACTCGGGTGTAGTTCGGGCAGACACCTCGCGCACCTCCGGGAGGCTGGCTTCCGGGACCTCCACGGAATCGACATCAACGACGAGTCGTTCGAGGTGATGGCCGAGGCGTACCCCGACCTCGCCGACGAGGGGACGTTCCGCGCCGACGCCATCGAGAACGCCGTCACCGACTTCGGGGACGACCGGTTCGACGCGGTCTTCTCGGTCGAGACGCTCCAGCACATCCACCCCGACGACGCGTGGGTGTTCGAGGAGGTGTGTCGAATCACCGGCGACCTCCTCCTCACGGTGGAGGTCGAGGACGGCGAGGCCAGCGGCCCGGCCGGAGACGGCCCGGAGGGCGGCGACGACGAGGGCGACGGCCCGGAGGGCGGCGACGCCCCTGCCGGGGGCGACGGAGCGGTCGAAGACGACGCCTCCGCCGGGAGCGATGTCGCCGCTCCCGACGTGAACTACGTGGACGAGGAGGTCCCGCTGTACTACCGCGACTGGAACCGGGTCTTCACGGAGCTGGGGCTCGCCGAGGTCGACACTGAGTCGCTCGACCGCGACACACTCCGGGCGTTCCGACCCGCGTAG
- a CDS encoding DUF7409 domain-containing protein: MSENDAPDDQAPDADERRPSADGPASRDDVTDPTDVRWVGPATAAVLEDAEFDATAIPDKSVSYEMLVDAGVNPGVATRLRKEHSLHWSFGGSDESDDSLEQRSEKVRGLQDGERAWVAASSGDWESAEPETTETTDGDWTPTGRASTDGSGAAEAAEAAWRERSKPDPITDVPGVDEEIAEVLAEAGVTSVRSLATADPEHVADSLELDPDRVTEWRDAARDLA, from the coding sequence GTGAGCGAAAACGACGCCCCCGACGACCAAGCCCCCGACGCCGACGAGCGCCGCCCGTCGGCCGACGGCCCGGCGTCCCGTGACGACGTGACGGACCCGACCGACGTCCGCTGGGTCGGCCCGGCGACCGCGGCGGTGCTGGAGGACGCCGAGTTCGACGCGACAGCCATTCCGGACAAGTCCGTCTCCTACGAGATGCTCGTCGACGCGGGCGTGAACCCCGGCGTCGCCACCCGCCTGCGAAAGGAGCACTCGCTCCACTGGTCGTTCGGCGGGAGCGACGAGAGCGACGATTCGCTCGAACAGCGCTCCGAGAAGGTTCGGGGCCTGCAGGACGGCGAGCGCGCGTGGGTCGCCGCGAGCAGTGGCGACTGGGAGTCGGCCGAACCCGAGACGACCGAGACCACCGACGGCGACTGGACCCCGACCGGCAGGGCCTCGACCGACGGCAGCGGCGCGGCCGAGGCCGCCGAGGCCGCGTGGCGCGAGCGGAGCAAGCCCGACCCGATAACCGACGTGCCCGGCGTCGACGAGGAGATCGCCGAGGTGCTGGCGGAGGCTGGCGTCACCTCCGTCCGGAGCCTCGCGACCGCAGACCCCGAACACGTCGCCGACTCGCTCGAACTCGACCCCGACCGGGTCACGGAGTGGCGCGACGCCGCGCGCGACCTCGCGTGA
- a CDS encoding class I fructose-bisphosphate aldolase, giving the protein MIPLDSSPVTRDGKSLILAYDHGLEHGPSADFGSVPETLDPEKIFDIGTHDAVTALAVQKGVAETYYPSYDDDVNLLAKLNGTSNLWMGEPHSPQNWSVEYAAELGADAVGYTVYSGSNNEKDMYEDFRDVQEEAHSEYDLPVVMWSYPRGQGLKNDTKESVIAYATRIALEIGADMAKVKYPGSRESMEWAVRSAGDMPVVMSGGSKVSDYEFLSSVEAVMDAGGSGLAVGRNVWQRDDPEAILDALEKVIFEDATADEALDG; this is encoded by the coding sequence ATGATTCCGCTCGACAGCTCCCCGGTAACGCGCGACGGGAAGTCGCTCATCCTCGCCTACGACCACGGACTGGAGCACGGCCCCTCGGCCGACTTCGGTTCGGTGCCCGAGACGCTCGACCCCGAGAAGATATTCGACATCGGGACCCACGACGCGGTCACGGCGCTGGCGGTCCAGAAGGGCGTCGCCGAGACCTACTACCCCTCCTACGACGACGACGTGAACCTGCTGGCGAAGCTCAACGGGACGAGCAACCTCTGGATGGGCGAGCCCCACTCCCCGCAGAACTGGTCGGTCGAGTACGCCGCGGAACTCGGTGCCGACGCTGTCGGCTACACGGTCTACTCCGGGTCGAACAACGAGAAGGACATGTACGAGGACTTCCGCGACGTTCAGGAGGAGGCCCACAGCGAGTACGACCTCCCGGTCGTCATGTGGTCGTACCCCCGCGGGCAGGGGCTGAAGAACGACACCAAAGAGAGCGTCATCGCGTACGCGACCCGCATCGCGCTCGAAATCGGTGCCGACATGGCGAAGGTCAAGTACCCCGGTAGCAGGGAGTCGATGGAGTGGGCCGTCCGGTCGGCGGGCGACATGCCGGTCGTGATGAGCGGCGGGTCGAAGGTCAGCGACTACGAGTTCCTCTCCAGCGTCGAGGCCGTGATGGACGCGGGCGGGTCGGGCCTCGCGGTCGGCCGCAACGTCTGGCAACGCGACGACCCCGAGGCCATCCTCGACGCGCTGGAGAAGGTCATCTTCGAGGACGCGACCGCCGACGAAGCCCTCGACGGATGA
- a CDS encoding class 1 fructose-bisphosphatase — MSDAHADTDADPVSRVIETVARTAPEIRGGLAGRRRKADEQNPSGETQLAADVWADRLLEERLTAIEGVGQFASEEREAVVDAGEGALAVAVDPLDGSSNLVSNNSMGTVVGVYDADLPARGRDLVASAYVLYGPITTMVVARDGEVTEYVIEGDERRAVGEDLTLPDDPTVYGFGGRVPDWTDRFAEYAREIERELKLRYGGAMIGDVNQVLTYGGVFAYPELESRPEGKLRLQFEANPIAHIVESAGGASSNGAESLLDADPEGLHQRTPMYVGNADLVERLESAFR, encoded by the coding sequence ATGAGCGACGCCCACGCCGACACCGACGCCGACCCGGTCTCGCGAGTCATCGAGACGGTCGCCCGCACCGCGCCCGAGATTCGGGGCGGGCTCGCGGGTCGCCGCCGGAAGGCCGACGAGCAGAACCCCAGCGGCGAGACCCAACTGGCCGCCGACGTGTGGGCCGACCGACTCCTCGAAGAGCGGCTCACCGCCATCGAGGGCGTCGGCCAGTTCGCCAGCGAGGAGCGCGAGGCGGTCGTCGACGCTGGCGAAGGTGCACTCGCGGTCGCGGTCGACCCCCTCGACGGCTCGTCGAACCTCGTGTCGAACAACTCGATGGGCACCGTGGTCGGCGTGTACGACGCCGACCTCCCCGCGAGAGGCCGCGACCTCGTGGCGTCGGCCTACGTCCTCTACGGCCCCATCACGACGATGGTGGTCGCCCGCGACGGCGAGGTCACCGAGTACGTGATCGAGGGCGACGAGCGGCGCGCGGTCGGCGAGGACCTGACTCTGCCCGACGACCCCACCGTCTACGGCTTCGGCGGCCGGGTCCCCGACTGGACCGACCGGTTCGCCGAGTACGCCCGCGAGATAGAGCGCGAGCTCAAGCTCCGGTACGGCGGCGCGATGATCGGCGACGTGAATCAGGTGCTGACGTACGGCGGGGTGTTCGCCTACCCCGAACTCGAATCCCGGCCGGAGGGCAAGCTACGCCTCCAGTTCGAGGCCAACCCCATCGCCCACATCGTGGAGTCGGCGGGCGGCGCGTCCTCGAACGGCGCGGAGTCGCTGCTCGACGCCGACCCCGAGGGACTCCACCAGCGGACGCCGATGTACGTCGGGAATGCCGACCTCGTCGAGCGACTGGAGTCTGCGTTCCGGTAG
- a CDS encoding phytoene/squalene synthase family protein, which translates to MDTEPPSERTADAEMDWCFRAVRGVSRTFAITIDVLEEPMKSAICVGYLLCRVPDTVEDAGHIPADEQVRLLELYDRVLDPDDPTTIETFLEEVEPWLPAPEERDDDWRVVAEADRVFRAFDAQPTDVREAVRGPVRELVSGMGLFVERYADEGGLRIQTIDELEEYCHYVAGTVGELITNLATRNGVEGVGERRLYECAESFGRLLQLVNIAKDVRDDYREENNVYLPATWLRSEGVSPEKVTAPENEAGVAAVVRRTADRARSYLGDSQTYLESVPLEGGNTLSAWAIPYLLAVGTLREVRDRPRDAVRDASIKVSREEVHAVIGALAGDSDRETVGDVRETIAREPYHRA; encoded by the coding sequence ATGGATACGGAGCCGCCCAGCGAGCGTACGGCGGACGCCGAGATGGACTGGTGTTTCCGGGCCGTCCGCGGCGTCTCCCGAACGTTCGCGATCACTATCGACGTGTTGGAAGAGCCGATGAAGTCGGCCATCTGCGTGGGGTATCTCCTGTGTCGCGTCCCGGACACCGTCGAGGACGCCGGGCACATTCCCGCCGACGAGCAGGTGCGACTGCTGGAACTGTACGACCGGGTGCTCGACCCCGACGACCCGACGACCATCGAGACGTTCTTGGAGGAGGTCGAGCCGTGGCTTCCCGCGCCCGAGGAGCGCGACGACGACTGGCGGGTCGTCGCGGAGGCCGACAGGGTGTTCCGGGCGTTCGACGCCCAGCCGACCGACGTCCGGGAGGCCGTCCGCGGGCCGGTCCGCGAACTCGTCTCCGGGATGGGGCTGTTCGTCGAGCGCTACGCCGACGAGGGGGGCCTGCGCATCCAGACCATCGACGAACTCGAGGAGTACTGCCACTACGTCGCCGGGACCGTCGGCGAACTCATCACCAACCTCGCCACCCGGAACGGCGTCGAGGGCGTCGGCGAGCGCCGCCTCTACGAGTGCGCCGAGTCGTTCGGTCGCCTGCTCCAGCTGGTGAACATCGCCAAGGACGTCCGCGACGACTACCGCGAGGAGAACAACGTCTACCTGCCCGCGACGTGGTTGCGGTCGGAGGGCGTCTCGCCCGAGAAGGTGACCGCCCCCGAGAACGAGGCGGGGGTCGCGGCGGTCGTGCGCCGGACCGCCGACCGCGCGCGGAGCTACCTCGGCGACTCCCAGACGTACCTCGAATCGGTCCCGCTGGAGGGCGGCAACACGCTCTCGGCGTGGGCCATCCCCTACCTGCTCGCGGTCGGCACCCTCCGGGAGGTCCGCGACCGACCGCGCGACGCGGTCCGGGACGCCAGCATCAAGGTCTCGCGCGAGGAGGTCCACGCGGTCATCGGCGCGCTCGCCGGTGACTCCGACCGCGAGACGGTGGGCGACGTCCGCGAGACCATCGCGCGCGAGCCGTACCACCGAGCGTAG
- a CDS encoding acyl-CoA dehydrogenase has product MDFSLSTEQSQIRDMVAEFADEEIKPRAEEIDESDEFPADLVDQMADLGLMGMPFPEEYGGAGLDYHSYAIGLEEISRGSGGLGTIVAAHTSLAGNMLYEFGDEDQKQEYLTPLNRGEDIGAFALSEPGAGSDVPAMETTAEKDGDEYVLNGNKLWISNGSVADTVTVFAKTDPEAGNRGISSFVVRPEEDEGFHVEGTEHKLGDKGCPTAELRFDDMRIPEERLLGEEGRGFVHALKTLNGGRITIAARSIGLARAALEDSLEYAQDREQFDQPISEFQTIQHKLADMDTKVQAAKMLMHRAADRKMRGEDFIKHAAQAKLYASEISREVANEGIQIHGGYGYTTDFDVERYYRDAKLNEIYEGTSEVLRNTIANELLD; this is encoded by the coding sequence ATGGACTTCAGCCTCTCGACCGAGCAGTCCCAGATACGCGACATGGTCGCGGAGTTCGCCGACGAGGAGATCAAGCCCCGCGCCGAGGAGATAGACGAGTCCGACGAGTTCCCCGCCGACCTCGTCGACCAGATGGCCGACCTCGGCCTGATGGGGATGCCGTTCCCCGAGGAGTACGGCGGTGCGGGCCTCGATTACCACTCGTACGCCATCGGGCTGGAGGAGATATCGCGGGGGTCGGGCGGGCTGGGAACCATCGTCGCGGCCCACACCAGCCTCGCGGGCAACATGCTCTACGAGTTCGGCGACGAGGACCAGAAGCAGGAGTACCTCACGCCGCTGAACCGCGGGGAGGACATCGGCGCGTTCGCGCTCTCGGAGCCCGGCGCGGGGTCGGACGTGCCCGCGATGGAGACCACCGCGGAGAAGGACGGCGACGAGTACGTCCTGAACGGCAACAAGCTCTGGATTTCGAACGGCTCGGTCGCCGACACCGTCACGGTCTTCGCGAAGACCGACCCCGAAGCGGGCAACAGGGGCATCTCGTCGTTCGTCGTCCGGCCCGAGGAGGACGAGGGCTTCCACGTCGAGGGCACCGAGCACAAGCTCGGCGACAAGGGGTGTCCGACCGCGGAACTGCGGTTCGACGACATGCGAATTCCCGAAGAGCGCCTGCTCGGCGAGGAGGGCCGCGGGTTCGTCCACGCGCTCAAGACCCTCAACGGCGGGCGAATCACCATCGCGGCGCGCTCCATCGGCCTCGCGCGCGCGGCGCTGGAGGACTCGCTGGAGTACGCGCAGGACCGCGAACAGTTCGACCAGCCCATCTCGGAGTTCCAGACCATCCAGCACAAGCTGGCCGACATGGACACCAAGGTCCAGGCCGCCAAGATGCTGATGCACCGCGCCGCCGACCGCAAGATGCGCGGCGAGGACTTCATCAAGCACGCCGCCCAGGCCAAGCTCTACGCCTCCGAAATCAGTCGGGAGGTCGCGAACGAGGGCATCCAGATCCACGGCGGCTACGGCTACACGACCGACTTCGACGTCGAGCGGTACTACCGGGACGCCAAGCTCAACGAGATCTACGAGGGGACCAGCGAGGTGCTTCGGAACACCATCGCGAACGAGCTGTTGGACTGA
- a CDS encoding helix-turn-helix transcriptional regulator has protein sequence MTRWLQSGRRRDLCALLYDEGPLRGQRLRTALEDHYDSRIDSRSFYGAMDALVEQGFVEKRTEGIHDAYALTEPGERRVEEHFEWLRGRVGDE, from the coding sequence ATGACCAGATGGCTCCAGAGCGGCCGACGCCGCGACCTCTGCGCCCTGCTGTACGACGAGGGACCGCTGCGCGGCCAGCGACTCAGGACCGCGCTCGAAGACCACTACGACTCTCGCATCGACTCGCGGTCGTTCTACGGCGCGATGGATGCGCTCGTCGAGCAGGGTTTCGTCGAGAAGCGCACCGAGGGCATCCACGACGCCTACGCGCTGACCGAGCCGGGCGAGCGCCGGGTCGAGGAGCACTTCGAGTGGTTGCGCGGGAGGGTGGGGGACGAGTGA
- a CDS encoding DUF1059 domain-containing protein: MPKHMSCREQGMDCDFEITSENEDEMVDFVQIHARAVHDKSMSEDDVRGMLDNT; this comes from the coding sequence ATGCCAAAGCACATGTCCTGCCGAGAGCAGGGAATGGACTGCGACTTCGAGATCACCTCGGAGAACGAGGACGAGATGGTCGACTTCGTCCAAATCCACGCCCGAGCGGTCCACGACAAGTCGATGTCCGAGGACGACGTTCGCGGGATGCTAGACAACACCTGA
- a CDS encoding DUF7111 family protein, which produces MTEKTADGITARYFERDGERVLAFDGPSGATAAVAQNVEGYAMLKVRPTADGDELERYYGFDMALDHVGELLGVAPGDLPVPDEAADMGM; this is translated from the coding sequence ATGACCGAGAAGACCGCGGACGGAATCACCGCCCGTTACTTCGAGCGCGACGGCGAGCGCGTCCTCGCGTTCGACGGCCCGAGCGGAGCGACTGCGGCCGTCGCCCAGAACGTCGAGGGGTACGCGATGCTGAAGGTCCGGCCGACCGCCGACGGCGACGAACTCGAACGCTACTACGGGTTCGACATGGCGCTCGACCACGTCGGGGAACTCCTCGGGGTCGCGCCCGGCGACCTCCCGGTGCCCGACGAGGCCGCCGACATGGGGATGTGA
- a CDS encoding ribbon-helix-helix domain-containing protein: MTDYTTVSIPKDLADRVEETIEGTSFSSTSDLVRFLLRSIVIQHQKEGKLTEAEFEEITGQLRELGYLE, encoded by the coding sequence ATGACAGATTACACTACCGTCTCGATTCCGAAGGACCTCGCCGACCGCGTCGAGGAGACCATCGAGGGCACAAGCTTCTCGTCGACGAGCGACCTCGTCCGGTTCCTGCTCCGGAGCATCGTCATCCAGCACCAGAAGGAGGGCAAACTCACGGAGGCGGAGTTCGAGGAGATAACGGGTCAGCTCCGCGAACTCGGCTATCTGGAGTGA
- a CDS encoding VOC family protein, giving the protein MLSGLRWLALEAKYLDRARSFYETHLDLSVARERDGEVVFDAGDAALVLREPGAVPRGGVHTHYAFAAPPDRYDAWRERLSPEFDLTEFDFGGSRSLYFYDPDGNCVEIGGVGEGDDPISGVFEIVLEVEDLARAESFYTDLGFEPTDRGDRRRRVRLGGPVDLELWEPQLGIADARGGLHVDVGFAAEDPEAAADAVADRACSVEEVEDPDREAVRVRDPDGHYLTFG; this is encoded by the coding sequence ATGCTCTCGGGGCTCCGCTGGCTGGCGCTCGAAGCGAAGTACCTCGACCGCGCCCGGTCGTTCTACGAGACCCACCTCGACCTGTCGGTGGCCCGCGAGCGCGACGGCGAGGTGGTCTTCGACGCCGGGGACGCCGCCCTCGTCCTCCGGGAACCCGGCGCGGTGCCCCGCGGCGGGGTCCACACCCACTACGCGTTCGCCGCGCCGCCGGACCGCTACGACGCGTGGCGCGAGCGCCTGAGCCCGGAGTTCGACCTCACGGAGTTCGACTTCGGCGGGTCGCGGTCGCTGTACTTCTACGACCCCGACGGCAACTGCGTCGAGATCGGCGGCGTCGGCGAGGGCGACGACCCCATCTCGGGCGTGTTCGAGATCGTGCTGGAGGTCGAGGACCTCGCGCGCGCGGAGTCGTTCTACACCGACCTCGGGTTCGAGCCGACCGACCGCGGCGACCGACGGCGACGGGTCCGACTCGGCGGCCCGGTCGACCTCGAACTCTGGGAGCCACAGCTCGGCATCGCCGACGCCCGCGGCGGCCTCCACGTCGACGTGGGATTCGCGGCCGAGGACCCGGAGGCGGCGGCCGACGCGGTCGCCGACCGGGCCTGTTCGGTCGAGGAAGTCGAGGACCCAGACCGGGAGGCCGTGCGCGTGCGCGACCCGGACGGTCACTACCTGACGTTCGGATGA
- a CDS encoding universal stress protein — protein MYDSILLPTDMSPGVDRAIEHAIDAADRYDADLHVLYVVDADAYSSYPGDEYVHEFEGLETALERAGRDAVEEIAETAAESGVETRTAIRHGVPHEEILAYADEADIGLTVVGSKNRSGEYRRLLGSVAERVARMAERPVTVVKTPVPADE, from the coding sequence ATGTACGACAGCATCCTGCTCCCGACCGACATGAGCCCCGGCGTCGACCGCGCCATCGAACACGCCATCGACGCCGCCGACCGCTACGACGCCGACCTCCACGTCCTCTACGTCGTCGACGCCGACGCGTACAGCTCCTACCCCGGCGACGAGTACGTCCACGAGTTCGAGGGCCTCGAAACCGCCCTCGAACGGGCGGGCCGCGACGCGGTCGAGGAGATCGCCGAGACCGCGGCCGAGTCCGGCGTCGAGACCCGCACCGCGATTCGCCACGGCGTCCCCCACGAGGAGATACTCGCGTACGCCGACGAGGCCGACATCGGCCTCACCGTGGTCGGGTCGAAGAACCGCTCGGGCGAGTACCGCCGACTACTCGGGAGCGTCGCCGAGCGCGTCGCTCGCATGGCCGAGCGCCCCGTGACCGTGGTGAAGACGCCCGTTCCGGCCGACGAGTAG
- a CDS encoding DUF5779 family protein, whose amino-acid sequence MSSGFDLDLNAVEREIESAEDGDGGDGEGTDRRIVLGVLDGTTDDTEWFRVVERGDVLVLAVEGDLPELAADLAPRVKERGGNLVHFREFLLVTPADVHVDSDRL is encoded by the coding sequence ATGAGCAGTGGTTTCGACCTCGACCTCAACGCGGTCGAACGGGAGATAGAATCGGCCGAGGACGGCGACGGCGGCGACGGCGAGGGGACCGACCGCCGAATCGTCCTCGGGGTGCTCGACGGGACGACCGACGACACCGAGTGGTTCCGGGTCGTCGAGCGCGGCGACGTGCTGGTGCTGGCGGTCGAGGGCGACCTGCCGGAGCTGGCGGCCGACCTCGCGCCGCGCGTCAAGGAGCGGGGCGGGAACCTCGTTCACTTCCGGGAGTTCCTGCTCGTGACGCCCGCCGACGTGCACGTCGACTCCGACCGACTCTGA
- a CDS encoding DUF7503 family protein yields MAHRKAPDTMAEFLEEHPRMMGALFTICLLMMQAGNVMANAQSTTNGP; encoded by the coding sequence ATGGCACACAGAAAGGCACCCGACACGATGGCAGAGTTCCTCGAAGAGCACCCGCGGATGATGGGCGCGCTGTTCACGATCTGCCTGCTGATGATGCAGGCGGGGAACGTGATGGCGAATGCGCAATCTACGACGAATGGACCCTGA
- a CDS encoding DUF7504 family protein: MLTRLKQDGCNLLVTGAVSEDVTEQATRTLLGAPDEDRKRIVALADSGGRAVDERLPAGVDATGSDVWVVDQRAHRRSVPRAAESGEVDLPTPGDDDGLAQLREELVIAIDYFDGATDDLGPSELRLSVSSLGWLAHEHGPDAVTRFVRSVSAMVRGVRGMAHYHLPRPDDDDLVDRLSPLFDARIELRKRDGLPTEQRWHVPRHDQTTDWVRL, translated from the coding sequence GTGTTAACAAGGCTCAAGCAGGACGGGTGCAATCTCCTGGTGACGGGCGCGGTGTCGGAGGACGTGACCGAGCAGGCGACGCGGACCCTGCTCGGCGCGCCGGACGAAGACCGAAAACGGATCGTCGCGCTCGCCGACTCGGGCGGGCGCGCGGTCGACGAGCGACTCCCGGCGGGCGTCGATGCCACGGGGTCGGACGTGTGGGTCGTCGACCAGCGCGCCCACCGACGGTCGGTGCCGCGCGCGGCCGAGTCGGGCGAGGTCGACCTGCCGACGCCCGGAGACGACGACGGACTCGCCCAGTTGCGCGAGGAACTCGTGATCGCCATCGACTACTTCGACGGCGCGACAGACGACCTGGGCCCCTCGGAGCTACGACTGTCGGTGTCGTCGCTCGGGTGGCTTGCCCACGAACACGGCCCCGACGCCGTCACGAGGTTCGTCCGCAGCGTCTCCGCGATGGTACGCGGGGTACGCGGCATGGCCCACTACCACCTGCCGCGGCCCGACGACGACGACCTCGTCGACCGACTCTCGCCGCTGTTCGACGCCCGCATCGAACTCCGCAAGCGCGACGGTCTCCCGACCGAGCAACGCTGGCACGTCCCCCGGCACGACCAGACGACCGACTGGGTACGCCTGTGA
- a CDS encoding ferritin-like domain-containing protein, translating to MTNDEVTQLLKKAYSDEIETVMNYLTNSIILDGVSAEEVKESLEVDIQEELGHAEMLGNRLKQLDERPPASYDFEAHQESLQPPEDSTDVLSVIEGVLDAEEDAIETYRSLITAAGDEDPVTEDIAVTILGDEEAHRTEFRGFKREYRQD from the coding sequence ATGACGAACGACGAGGTCACGCAACTGCTCAAGAAGGCGTACAGCGACGAGATCGAGACCGTGATGAACTATCTCACGAACTCCATCATCCTCGACGGCGTGAGCGCCGAAGAGGTCAAAGAGAGCCTCGAAGTCGACATTCAGGAGGAACTCGGTCACGCCGAGATGCTCGGCAACCGCCTCAAGCAACTCGACGAGCGCCCGCCCGCCTCCTACGACTTCGAGGCCCACCAGGAGAGCCTCCAGCCTCCGGAGGACAGCACCGACGTACTGTCGGTCATCGAAGGGGTCCTCGACGCCGAGGAGGACGCCATCGAGACGTACCGCTCGCTCATCACGGCCGCGGGCGACGAGGACCCCGTCACCGAGGACATCGCGGTGACCATCCTCGGCGACGAGGAGGCCCACCGAACCGAGTTCCGCGGCTTCAAGCGCGAGTACCGGCAGGACTGA